A region from the Aphis gossypii isolate Hap1 chromosome 1, ASM2018417v2, whole genome shotgun sequence genome encodes:
- the LOC114122882 gene encoding lipase member H-like isoform X2, with amino-acid sequence MLLPNGRGDPQLAILSGLEKNSAVEPLVENIKFYLYTRDNPTRAEMQTMDKKCLPIFKYFRSQRKSKILVHGFGDSAEDSLMFPLLRDAFLNYNDYNVFTVDWSELAAVPWYNSAAKNTKHVSKHLASFIDHLTTSTDARTDDFHLIGFSLGAHVVGLTNNELKTGKVKHITGLDPAEVLFSSSSPEERLDYSQAKLVEVVHTSGGFLGFKERLGHRDFYPNGGAWPQPGCKIDYAAVCSHRRAYYYYAEAITKSEGFIAVPCPSYEEFTSGACSNNTDLSVPLGKAPFDKTKEGNYYLITNSDSPYGKVSRHKSNH; translated from the exons ATGTTGTTACCAAACGGACGAGGTGACCCACAATTGGCTATATTATCGGgattggaaaaaaatagtgCAGTAGAACCTTTAgtcgaaaatataaaattttatttatacacaag AGATAATCCAACAAGAGCTGAAATGCAAACTATGGACAAAAAATGTTTGccgatatttaaatacttccgTTCTCAaagaaaatcgaaaatattagTTCATGGTTTTGGTGATAGTGCTGAAGATTCTCTTATGTTTCCATTACTCAGAGATG catttttgaactacaacgattataatgtattcactGTTGATTGGTCGGAATTAGCTGCTGTGCCTTGGTATAATTCTGCTgcaaaaaatactaaacacGTATCGAAACATTTGGCTTCTTTCATAGATCATTTAACAACATCTACCGATGCACGTACAGATGATTTTCATTTGATTGGATTTTCATTAGGAGCACATGTTGTTGGTCTTACAAATAACGAATTGAAAACTGGAAAAGTTAAACATATTACTG gGTTGGATCCCGCGGAAGTTTTGTTTTCTTCGTCGAGTCCTGAAGAACGCCTTGATTATAGTCAAGCAAAACTCGTCGAAGTCGTACATACGTCAGGGGGATTTCTAGGATTTAAAGAACGACTTGGACATAGGGATTTTTATCCCAATGGCGGAGCCTGGCCTCAACCTGGTTGTAAAATTGATTATGcag CGGTTTGTAGTCATCGCAGAGcgtactattattatgcagAAGCTATAACTAAAAGCGAAGGATTTATTGCTGTTCCATGTCCTTCTTATGAAGAATTTACGTCAGGAGCTTGTTCAAATAATACCGATTTATCAGTACCATTAGGGAAAGCGCCATTTGATAAAAC aaaagaaggtaattattatttaattacaaactcAGATTCTCCTTACGGAAAAGTGAGTAGACATAAAAGtaatcattga
- the LOC114122902 gene encoding grpE protein homolog 1, mitochondrial, protein MTSIINYPFRVCRSILSSSLATECRINSAIGYNIIHRKVSDAAADNAKEPLKESKEKIDIEALVKQNEDLLEENKNLTDKVRRYLAETENIRKRTIKETADAKIYAIQGFCKDLLDVADSLSKATECVPKEEVSDSNPHLKHLYEGLVTTESQLQTIFQRHGLMSINPLNEKFDPNSHKALFEQVVEGKEGGIVVVVSQIGYKLHDRIVRAAAVGISKDPNQ, encoded by the exons ATgacttcaattataaattatccatTCCGCGTGTGTAGATCTATCTTGAGTAGTTCTTTGGCAACTGAATGTCG GATAAATAGTGCTATAGGCTATAACATTATTCATCGTAAAGTATCAGATGCTGCAGCTGATAATGCTAAAGAACCTCTAAAAGaaagtaaagaaaaaattgatatcGAAGCCcttgtaaaacaaaatgaagatttacttgaagaaaataaaaatttaaca gATAAAGTAAGAAGATATTTAGCAGAGACAGAAAACATACGTAAACGTACAATTAAAGAAACGGCTGATGCTAAAATTTATGCAATTCAAGGATTTTGTAAAGATTTACTTGAT GTTGCAGACAGTTTAAGTAAAGCTACTGAGTGTGTACCTAAAGAAGAAGTGAGTGATAGTAATCCACATTTGAAGCATTTATATGAAGGCTTGGTGACTACCGAATCACAATTACAAACA aTTTTCCAGAGACATGGGTTAATGTCAATAAATCctttaaacgaaaaatttgATCCCAATTCGCACAAAGCTTTATTTGAACAG gtAGTTGAAGGTAAAGAAGGAGGTATAGTCGTTGTAGTTTCTCAAATTGGATATAAATTACATGACCGTATCGTTCGAGCAGCTGCTGTTGGAATCAGCAAGGAtccaaatcaataa
- the LOC114122879 gene encoding uncharacterized protein LOC114122879, giving the protein MIIRILIEINLNMAHISTGLISSLIVFILIMQENDSRTITENSININTDFECRTDIDCYEKNSYCDTSLNLCSQCMNCSIYFRTTKKNIKCPKDISDCSSCFDGYFEEIFFGGEIHDLCVPINSNTLLPTPEKISSNSYWQDIGIFFLIINIFLVFLIWTYFYKRVWNINSNDMSNSIQDNIENLPPPYESCMKLNNYVTDDVQEFHLFTGEQPPRNEWRHQNAVPFRIPDDSLENINCMDETETLEEVDGASVPREIEDPELHDEETMPSIWSPPLPTLPSISEIMHLENNNDVQTCQPPLKRIRLVQQSTDEKSYQDEDNASEKSQDE; this is encoded by the exons ATG atCATACGGATATTAATAGAAATCAATTTAAACATGGCACACATTTCAACTGGATTGATAAGTTCGTTAATAGTTTTCATACTG ataatgcAAGAAAATGATTCTCGAACAATAACAgaaaattctattaatataaatactgattTTGAATGCCGTACAGACATTGactgttatgaaaaaaatagttattgtgatactagtttaaatttatgttctcAATGCATGAATTGTAGcatatattttagaacaactaaaaaaaatatcaagtgtCCAAAAGATATATCAGATTGTAGTTCCTGTTTTGATGG ctattttgaagaaatattttttggaggAGAAATTCATGATTTATGTGTTCcaataaattctaatacttTATTACCAACAccag aAAAAATTAGTTCAAATTCATATTGGCAAgatattggaattttttttttaataataaatatatttttagtttttctgaTATGgacctatttttataaaa GAGTTtggaatataaattcaaatgataTGTCTAATTCTATACAAGATAACATTGAGAATCTACCACCACCGTATGAAAGTTGCATGAAATTGAATAACTATGTTACAG ATGACGTTCaagaatttcatttatttactgGTGAACAGCCGCCAAGAAATGAATGGAGACACCAGAATGCTGTACCATTTCGTATACCTGATGATTCACTAGA gaatataaattgtatggaTGAAACTGAAACTCTTGAAGAAGTGGATGGAGCTTCTGTTCCGAgag aaattgaaGATCCAGAATTACATGATGAGGAAACAATGCCAAGTATCTGGTCCCCCCCACTGCCAACACTGCCATCAATATCAGAGAT AATGCATTTagagaataataatgatgtacaAACTTGTCAACCTCCACTCAAACGGATAAGACTGGTTCAACAATCTACAGATGAAAAAAGTTATCAAGACGAAGACAATGCATCCGAAAAGTCTcaagatgaataa
- the LOC114122874 gene encoding signal transducer and activator of transcription 5B-like isoform X2: MSPITAWEKLQQNLHGEDFQQIYNDHFPIEVRQLLSPWFETKAWTEIDPDNLEHEGYIKGLFVSFVDEIVSKSNSMVNNEQFVSKLKLIDTAKLYKEKYSQNPKELIRIIKKCLESESLMAQQNNSLMEVNVKSSQELENIEIMQQMELISNHITHTNEIRMTIQSDIDSFNILYSECSKCTQHLQHMRNQRMSIPQGPEIERKLKQEKELYEGQLKTQSLSLNNALCVYINKLNESLNLLSPVQAHIIDKALIQWKREQQLAGNGYKYMKDIDVIQTWCEKLCDLIWITRSQIKEADRFRVNLGRYFELPQSCEIINTLLDMTTQYLSSLVASTFVIITQPPQVLKTNTRFVAEVRLLIGGKLNIHMTSPVVKVSIVSESQANQIIGRNKPDGESCGEILNCTGKMEYQPVQRHLSTNFRSMQLKKIKRTEKKGTESVMDEKFSILFSSKFFIGNELQFEVWNLSLPVVVIVHGNQDPHAWATVTWDNAFAEPGRVPFNVPDKVPWRNVAEALNMKFSAATGRGLSEESLTFLAEKAFRMQNVDFNHMVLSWSQFCKEPLPQRSFTFWEWFYAVMKITREHLKGPWTDGAIMGFIRKSDAEEMLTRYATGTFLLRFSDSELGGLTVAWAGSNDSDAYSLHPFSAKDLSIRNLADRLLDLPYLTKLYPDIDKNQAFGKYYTQPPNISTPVTSNGYLKPLLVTHVPGWGGPGTNGQGMNSYPNTPQNHMFHVNSPGNCSIRETSSVHSEPVNNTSEKYRPGSFFSAAIL, from the exons a tgtCTCCTATTACGGCTTGGGAAAAACTCCAACAGAATTTACATGGAGAAGACTTTCAACAAATATACAACGATCATTTTCCTATTGAAGTGAGGCAGTTGTTATCCCCATGGTTTGAAACTAAAGCttg gactGAAATCGATCCAGATAATTTAGAGCATGAAGGTTATATTAAAGGTTTATTTGTGTCTTTTGTGGATGAAATAGTATCTAAATCTAATTCTATGGTAAATAATGAACAGTTTGTcagtaaattgaaattaattgatactgcaaaattatataaa GAGAAGTATTCTCAAAATCCAAAAGAATTGATAAGAATCATTAAAAAGTGTTTGGAATCAGAATCCTTAATGGctcaacaaaataat tctcTAATGGAAGTCAATGTAAAATCTTCCCAAGAACTGgaaaacattgaaattatGCAACAGATGGAATTGATAAGTAACCATATTACACATACAAATGAGATCCGCATGACAATTCAATCAGACATTGAttcttttaacattttgtacTCAGAATGTTCTAAATGTACTC aacaTCTACAACACATGAGGAATCAAAGAATGAGTATTCCTCAAGGACCTGAAATTGAacgtaaattaaaacaagaaaaaGAATTGTATGAAGGACAATTAAAGACTCAATCGTTGAGTCTTAACAATGCTCTTTGTGTCTACATTAACAAACTTAATGAATCATTAAATTTGCTCAGTCCTGTTCAAGCTCATATTATTGATAAGGCATTAATTCAATGGAAACGTGAACAACAGTTAGCTGGTAACGGATATAAATACATGAAAGATATAGATGTCATACAAActtg GTGTGAAAAATTATGCGATTTAATATGGATAACTCGTTCACAAATTAAGGAAGCTGATCGTTTCAGAGTGAATTTGGGTCGTTATTTTGAATTACCTCAGTCgtgtgaaataattaatactcttCTTGATATGACTACTCAATATCTTTCATCATTAGTGGCTAG tacttTTGTTATCATAACTCAACCACCTcaagtattaaaaactaatacaagATTTGTAGCTGAAGTTCGTTTATTAATTGGAGGAAAACTTAATATTCATATGACATCACCTGTG gtTAAAGTATCTATAGTCAGTGAATCTCAAGCGAACCAAATAATCGGAAGAAATAAGCCAGATGGAGAATCTTGtggtgaaatattaaattgcacTGGGAAAATGGAATATCAGCCTGTCCAGAGACATTTGTCAACCAATTTTcg aagtatgcaactaaaaaaaattaagcgcACAGAAAAAAAAGGCACAGAATCTGTTATGGATGAAAAAttctcaattttattttcttcaaaattttTCATTGGTAATGAACTTCAGTTTGAG gtgTGGAATTTGTCATTACCTGTAGTAGTAATTGTGCATGGTAATCAAGATCCTCATGCTTGGGCTACTGTAACTTGGGATAATGCTTTTGCTGAACCTGGCCGTGTTCCATTTAATGTTCCTGACAAAGTACCATGGAGAAATGTGGCAGAAGCTTTGAACATGAAGTTTTCTGCAGCTACAGGTCGCGGACTCTCAGAAGAGAGCTTGACATTTTTGGCTGAAAAGGCGTTTAG aatgCAAAACGTGGATTTCAATCATATGGTTTTGTCGTGGTCACAATTCTGTAAAGAACCATTGCCACAAAGAAGTTTCACATTTTGGGAATGGTTTTATGCCGTGATGAAAATAACTAGAGAACATCTGAAAGGTCCTTGGACTGAtgg tgcCATTATGGGATTCATAAGAAAGTCTGACGCAGAAGAGATGTTGACAAGATATGCTAcgggtacatttttattaagattttcaGATTCAGAACTAGGTGGGCTAACTGTTGCCTGGGCTGGAT ctaATGATTCAGATGCTTATAGTTTACATCCTTTCTCAGCTAAAGATTTATCAATTCGGAACTTGGCTGATAGACTATTGGACTTGCCATATCTCACAAAGTTATATCCTGATATTGATAAAAACCAAGCATTTGGAAAATACTACACACAACCaccaa atattagtACACCTGTTACAAGCAATggatatttaaaaccattactAGTTACTCATGTTCCTGGTTGGGGTGGACCTGGAACTAATGGACAAGGAATGAATAGCTATCCAAATACTCCTCAGAATCACATGTTTCATGTAAACAGCCCTGGAAATTGTAGCATTAGAGAAACATCATCAGTGCATAGCGAACCAGTGAATaa TACATCTGAAAAGTACCGTCCAGGGTCGTTTTTTTCAGCTGCCATCCTATGA
- the LOC114122870 gene encoding PRELI domain-containing protein 1, mitochondrial encodes MVKFFENKSLFPFRWDQVVHGFWHRYPNPESKHVLSEDVLHREVIEKKLHSIRLFTKTNKLPKWGERFINTNVVKIVEESILDPSKKTLITYTRNVGYASVMGVTEKVVYKVNEENPSTTVAERSVWIESNVYGMSKAIQAFGMQRFKVNSTKAVKGFNYVLNSMYGSNTSSSSGVLLHQKEKLKDALKQTNYKTGTLYVH; translated from the exons atggtaaaattttttgaaaataaaagtttgtttCCATTCAGATGGGATCAAGTGGTTCATGGCTTTTGGCATCGTTATCCTAACCCAGAAAG CAAGCATGTATTGTCTGAAGACGTGTTACATAGAgaagttattgaaaaaaaattacattctaTTAGATTATTCACAAAAACTAACAAGTTGCCAAAATGGGGTGaacgttttataaatacgaatgttgtaaaaattgtCGAAGAATCAATTTTAGATCCATCAAAAAAGACGTTAATAACATATACCAGAAATGTTGGATATGCAAGTGTTATG ggtGTAACAGAAAAAGTTGTTTATAAAGTCAATGAAGAAAATCCAAGTACTACAGTTGCAGAGAGATCAGTGTGGATTGAATCAAATGTGTATGGAATGTCTAAAGCTATTCAAGCATTTGGAATGCAACGATTTAAAGTTAACAGTACTAAAGCAGTAAAAGGATTTAATTATGTTCTCAATAGTATGTATGGTAGTAACACTTCAAGTTCATCTGGTGTATTATTACATcagaaagaaaaattaaaggaTGCgcttaaacaaacaaattacaaaactgGAACTCTCTATGTTCa TTAA
- the LOC114122897 gene encoding O-phosphoseryl-tRNA(Sec) selenium transferase, with protein MNSQNFTLAENLIPSSYVQQAASALRTRENLAKTLMEQRKWPDNGWDDATIEMFLSNLALMDSNNFKEHAGVGEREGRIACNLVAKRHFLMTHGIGRSENIAEVQPNATGSSLMIKLVNAMLLESIRFMGVASATGCFMVPMATGMSLMLCMLTLKQDRPGAKFVLWSRIDQKSCFKCIITAGLQPIIIDPIQCGDELHTDVSAIEAQLSTLGSDNIVCVLSTTSCFAPRVSDSLEKVACLCQKYNVPHLVNNAYGLQSTRLMHSIQDASRKGRIDVFVQSTDKNFLVPVGGAIIAGFDKTILDKITRNYPGRASCSPVMDIFITLLSLGTNGYKELITQRKEVHQHLRKELGKIAAKYGERLLDIQNNPISIAMTLTSLSVSNGTETDTKKFSQLSSMMYMRHVTGCRVISSVEVKDVCGYKFDGWGAHKSNYPCPYITAGASIGVKKSDVDLFIQKLDKVIARLRKTPPSNLETPSSSEGNDNASMRRTATVASSYRSTVNGVYSTGDGSTSTSRTSSVDNLRKH; from the exons ATGAATAgtcaaaattttacattagCTGAAAATCTCATACCTTCTTCATATGTCCAGCAAGCAGCTAGTGCTTTGAGAACAAGAGAGAACTTGGCTAAGACGCTGATGGAACAA AGAAAATGGCCAGATAATGGTTGGGACGATGCAACAATTGAAATGTTTCTATCAAATTTAGCACTTATGgacagtaataattttaaagaacatGCTGGTGTTGGTGAACGAGAAGGACGCATAGCTTGCAATTTAGTTGCAAAACGACATTTTCTTATGACTCATGGTATTGGCAGGTCAGAAAATATTGCTGAAGTTCAACCCAATGCCACAGGATCtagtttaatgataaaattggtCAATGCTATGCTCTTAGAGTCTATTCGTTTTATGG gagTAGCAAGTGCGACTGGTTGTTTTATGGTTCCGATGGCTACTGGAATGAGTTTGATGTTATGCATGTTAACTTTAAAACAAGATCGGCCTGGAGCCAAGTTTGTATTATGGTCCAGAATAGATCAAAAATCATGTTTCAAGTGCATCATTACTGCTG GTCTGCAACCAATAATCATTGACCCCATACAATGTGGTGATGAGTTACATACAGATGTATCAGCAATTGAAGCACAGTTATCAACACTCGGGTCAGATAATATAGTGTGTGTCCTTAGCACAACTAGTTGTTTTGCCCCAAGAGTATCAGATTCACTTGAAAAGGTTGCTTGTctttgtcaaaaatataatgtaccgcATTTAGTCAATAATGCGTATGGTTTACAATCTACCAGACTGATGCACTCAATTCAAGATGCTTCTag aaaagggAGGATTGATGTTTTTGTTCAAAGCActgataaaaactttttagttCCTGTTGGTGGTGCTATTATTGCTGGATTtgacaaaactattttagataaaattactAGAAATTATccag gaaGAGCATCTTGTAGTCCTGTTATGGATATCTTTATAACATTACTGTCTTTGGGAACTAATGGTTATAAAGAATTGATTACACAACGTAAAGAGGTACACCAGCATTTACGGAAAGAACTTGGAAAGATTGCAGCAAAATATGGTGAACGTTTATtggatatacaaaataatcctatttctatag CTATGACATTGACATCATTAAGTGTTTCAAATGGAACTGAAactgatacaaaaaaatttagtcaGCTAAGCTCCATGATGTATATGCGCCATGTTACAGGTTGTAGAGTTATATCATCAGTTGAAGTCAAAGATGTCTGTGGTTATAAATTTGATG gTTGGGGGGCACATAAATCCAACTACCCTTGTCCATATATTACTGCTGGTGCCTCAATAGGTGTTAAAAAGTCTGACGTTGAtttgtttatacaaaaattggaTAAAGTTATTGCTAGATTAAGAAAAACGCCTCCATCCAATCTGGAAACTCCATCATCATCTGAAGGTAATGATAATGCATCAATGCGACGAACAGCAACAGTTGCGTCTAGCTATCGAAGCACAGTAAATGGAGTTTACTCTACAGGAGATGGCAGTACATCAACTTCACGCACGTCTAGTGTTGATAATTTACGTAAACATTGA
- the LOC114122882 gene encoding lipase member H-like isoform X1: MFYLILLIFLPHSELKSLKKYQVTEEIAEERVDEDIKWMLLPNGRGDPQLAILSGLEKNSAVEPLVENIKFYLYTRDNPTRAEMQTMDKKCLPIFKYFRSQRKSKILVHGFGDSAEDSLMFPLLRDAFLNYNDYNVFTVDWSELAAVPWYNSAAKNTKHVSKHLASFIDHLTTSTDARTDDFHLIGFSLGAHVVGLTNNELKTGKVKHITGLDPAEVLFSSSSPEERLDYSQAKLVEVVHTSGGFLGFKERLGHRDFYPNGGAWPQPGCKIDYAAVCSHRRAYYYYAEAITKSEGFIAVPCPSYEEFTSGACSNNTDLSVPLGKAPFDKTKEGNYYLITNSDSPYGKVSRHKSNH, from the exons atgttttacCTAATACTATTGATATTTCTTCCACATAGCGAACTg aaaagtttaaaaaaatatcaagttaCGGAAGAAATAGCCGAAGAACGAGTCGATGAAGACATTAAGTGGATGTTGTTACCAAACGGACGAGGTGACCCACAATTGGCTATATTATCGGgattggaaaaaaatagtgCAGTAGAACCTTTAgtcgaaaatataaaattttatttatacacaag AGATAATCCAACAAGAGCTGAAATGCAAACTATGGACAAAAAATGTTTGccgatatttaaatacttccgTTCTCAaagaaaatcgaaaatattagTTCATGGTTTTGGTGATAGTGCTGAAGATTCTCTTATGTTTCCATTACTCAGAGATG catttttgaactacaacgattataatgtattcactGTTGATTGGTCGGAATTAGCTGCTGTGCCTTGGTATAATTCTGCTgcaaaaaatactaaacacGTATCGAAACATTTGGCTTCTTTCATAGATCATTTAACAACATCTACCGATGCACGTACAGATGATTTTCATTTGATTGGATTTTCATTAGGAGCACATGTTGTTGGTCTTACAAATAACGAATTGAAAACTGGAAAAGTTAAACATATTACTG gGTTGGATCCCGCGGAAGTTTTGTTTTCTTCGTCGAGTCCTGAAGAACGCCTTGATTATAGTCAAGCAAAACTCGTCGAAGTCGTACATACGTCAGGGGGATTTCTAGGATTTAAAGAACGACTTGGACATAGGGATTTTTATCCCAATGGCGGAGCCTGGCCTCAACCTGGTTGTAAAATTGATTATGcag CGGTTTGTAGTCATCGCAGAGcgtactattattatgcagAAGCTATAACTAAAAGCGAAGGATTTATTGCTGTTCCATGTCCTTCTTATGAAGAATTTACGTCAGGAGCTTGTTCAAATAATACCGATTTATCAGTACCATTAGGGAAAGCGCCATTTGATAAAAC aaaagaaggtaattattatttaattacaaactcAGATTCTCCTTACGGAAAAGTGAGTAGACATAAAAGtaatcattga
- the LOC114122874 gene encoding signal transducer and activator of transcription 5B-like isoform X1, with translation MSPITAWEKLQQNLHGEDFQQIYNDHFPIEVRQLLSPWFETKAWTEIDPDNLEHEGYIKGLFVSFVDEIVSKSNSMVNNEQFVSKLKLIDTAKLYKEKYSQNPKELIRIIKKCLESESLMAQQNNSLMEVNVKSSQELENIEIMQQMELISNHITHTNEIRMTIQSDIDSFNILYSECSKCTQHLQHMRNQRMSIPQGPEIERKLKQEKELYEGQLKTQSLSLNNALCVYINKLNESLNLLSPVQAHIIDKALIQWKREQQLAGNGYKYMKDIDVIQTWCEKLCDLIWITRSQIKEADRFRVNLGRYFELPQSCEIINTLLDMTTQYLSSLVASTFVIITQPPQVLKTNTRFVAEVRLLIGGKLNIHMTSPVVKVSIVSESQANQIIGRNKPDGESCGEILNCTGKMEYQPVQRHLSTNFRSMQLKKIKRTEKKGTESVMDEKFSILFSSKFFIGNELQFEVWNLSLPVVVIVHGNQDPHAWATVTWDNAFAEPGRVPFNVPDKVPWRNVAEALNMKFSAATGRGLSEESLTFLAEKAFRMQNVDFNHMVLSWSQFCKEPLPQRSFTFWEWFYAVMKITREHLKGPWTDGAIMGFIRKSDAEEMLTRYATGTFLLRFSDSELGGLTVAWAGSNDSDAYSLHPFSAKDLSIRNLADRLLDLPYLTKLYPDIDKNQAFGKYYTQPPNISTPVTSNGYLKPLLVTHVPGWGGPGTNGQGMNSYPNTPQNHMFHVNSPGNCSIRETSSVHSEPVNNMMAFGNDSLEMDFSSNLNDISHVDEAFF, from the exons a tgtCTCCTATTACGGCTTGGGAAAAACTCCAACAGAATTTACATGGAGAAGACTTTCAACAAATATACAACGATCATTTTCCTATTGAAGTGAGGCAGTTGTTATCCCCATGGTTTGAAACTAAAGCttg gactGAAATCGATCCAGATAATTTAGAGCATGAAGGTTATATTAAAGGTTTATTTGTGTCTTTTGTGGATGAAATAGTATCTAAATCTAATTCTATGGTAAATAATGAACAGTTTGTcagtaaattgaaattaattgatactgcaaaattatataaa GAGAAGTATTCTCAAAATCCAAAAGAATTGATAAGAATCATTAAAAAGTGTTTGGAATCAGAATCCTTAATGGctcaacaaaataat tctcTAATGGAAGTCAATGTAAAATCTTCCCAAGAACTGgaaaacattgaaattatGCAACAGATGGAATTGATAAGTAACCATATTACACATACAAATGAGATCCGCATGACAATTCAATCAGACATTGAttcttttaacattttgtacTCAGAATGTTCTAAATGTACTC aacaTCTACAACACATGAGGAATCAAAGAATGAGTATTCCTCAAGGACCTGAAATTGAacgtaaattaaaacaagaaaaaGAATTGTATGAAGGACAATTAAAGACTCAATCGTTGAGTCTTAACAATGCTCTTTGTGTCTACATTAACAAACTTAATGAATCATTAAATTTGCTCAGTCCTGTTCAAGCTCATATTATTGATAAGGCATTAATTCAATGGAAACGTGAACAACAGTTAGCTGGTAACGGATATAAATACATGAAAGATATAGATGTCATACAAActtg GTGTGAAAAATTATGCGATTTAATATGGATAACTCGTTCACAAATTAAGGAAGCTGATCGTTTCAGAGTGAATTTGGGTCGTTATTTTGAATTACCTCAGTCgtgtgaaataattaatactcttCTTGATATGACTACTCAATATCTTTCATCATTAGTGGCTAG tacttTTGTTATCATAACTCAACCACCTcaagtattaaaaactaatacaagATTTGTAGCTGAAGTTCGTTTATTAATTGGAGGAAAACTTAATATTCATATGACATCACCTGTG gtTAAAGTATCTATAGTCAGTGAATCTCAAGCGAACCAAATAATCGGAAGAAATAAGCCAGATGGAGAATCTTGtggtgaaatattaaattgcacTGGGAAAATGGAATATCAGCCTGTCCAGAGACATTTGTCAACCAATTTTcg aagtatgcaactaaaaaaaattaagcgcACAGAAAAAAAAGGCACAGAATCTGTTATGGATGAAAAAttctcaattttattttcttcaaaattttTCATTGGTAATGAACTTCAGTTTGAG gtgTGGAATTTGTCATTACCTGTAGTAGTAATTGTGCATGGTAATCAAGATCCTCATGCTTGGGCTACTGTAACTTGGGATAATGCTTTTGCTGAACCTGGCCGTGTTCCATTTAATGTTCCTGACAAAGTACCATGGAGAAATGTGGCAGAAGCTTTGAACATGAAGTTTTCTGCAGCTACAGGTCGCGGACTCTCAGAAGAGAGCTTGACATTTTTGGCTGAAAAGGCGTTTAG aatgCAAAACGTGGATTTCAATCATATGGTTTTGTCGTGGTCACAATTCTGTAAAGAACCATTGCCACAAAGAAGTTTCACATTTTGGGAATGGTTTTATGCCGTGATGAAAATAACTAGAGAACATCTGAAAGGTCCTTGGACTGAtgg tgcCATTATGGGATTCATAAGAAAGTCTGACGCAGAAGAGATGTTGACAAGATATGCTAcgggtacatttttattaagattttcaGATTCAGAACTAGGTGGGCTAACTGTTGCCTGGGCTGGAT ctaATGATTCAGATGCTTATAGTTTACATCCTTTCTCAGCTAAAGATTTATCAATTCGGAACTTGGCTGATAGACTATTGGACTTGCCATATCTCACAAAGTTATATCCTGATATTGATAAAAACCAAGCATTTGGAAAATACTACACACAACCaccaa atattagtACACCTGTTACAAGCAATggatatttaaaaccattactAGTTACTCATGTTCCTGGTTGGGGTGGACCTGGAACTAATGGACAAGGAATGAATAGCTATCCAAATACTCCTCAGAATCACATGTTTCATGTAAACAGCCCTGGAAATTGTAGCATTAGAGAAACATCATCAGTGCATAGCGAACCAGTGAATaa TATGATGGCATTTGGAAATGATTCTTTAGAAATGGATTTTTCTTCGAACTTAAATGACATATCGCATGTGGATGAAgcgtttttttaa